A window from Candidatus Krumholzibacteriota bacterium encodes these proteins:
- a CDS encoding V-type ATP synthase subunit D encodes MKRKVNPNRMMLLRMRRRLELARRGHKLLKNKQEKLMQNFFSLIDETTKLRRRAEEEFLKISLDYTMARSFTGPQALSDALELSDCRGQLDIKTRYEMGIRIPEYEMSFNREAPLYKHALSSPMLDSVFERLYDSFPSLLKLASRENALFKMSEELEKTRRRVNALEYVLIPDLETTIKGIERKLSENERATQTRLMKIKDMVQ; translated from the coding sequence TTGAAAAGGAAAGTAAATCCTAACAGAATGATGCTTCTTCGTATGCGGCGAAGACTTGAATTGGCCAGGAGGGGCCACAAGCTTCTCAAGAACAAACAGGAAAAACTGATGCAGAATTTCTTCAGTTTGATCGATGAAACAACAAAGCTGAGGCGCCGGGCGGAAGAAGAATTTCTGAAAATAAGTTTGGATTATACTATGGCCCGTTCTTTTACGGGCCCTCAAGCTCTCAGCGACGCGCTGGAACTAAGTGATTGCAGAGGGCAGCTTGATATTAAAACCCGCTATGAGATGGGTATCAGAATTCCGGAGTATGAAATGAGTTTTAATAGAGAAGCGCCCCTATATAAACACGCTTTATCTTCGCCTATGCTTGATTCCGTTTTTGAGCGTTTATATGATTCCTTTCCTTCACTTCTAAAACTTGCTTCCAGAGAAAACGCGCTCTTTAAGATGTCTGAAGAGCTGGAAAAAACCAGACGAAGGGTTAACGCGCTGGAGTATGTTTTGATACCTGATTTGGAAACTACAATAAAAGGTATCGAGAGAAAATTAAGCGAAAATGAGAGAGCGACACAGACGCGTCTTATGAAAATAAAAGATATGGTACAGTAA